A single Triticum dicoccoides isolate Atlit2015 ecotype Zavitan chromosome 2A, WEW_v2.0, whole genome shotgun sequence DNA region contains:
- the LOC119356643 gene encoding putative G-type lectin S-receptor-like serine/threonine-protein kinase At1g61610 isoform X2, with protein MTPLPVFVLLSLVCFCKSDDRLTPAKPLNAGDKLVSSGGVFALGFFTPANSTADSYIGIWYNKIPERTYVWVANRDNPIKNGSSGKLVVSSNSDLVLSDSQGHTLWTTTNNFTSATTGTAAILLDPGNLVIRLPNGTDIWQSFHYPTDTALPDMVLPLSTNDGILRRLVAWRGPDDPASSDYSMGGDSSSDLQVVIWNGTRPYWRRSAWDGSLVSALYQSITGFIVTETIVDRGGELYMTFTVSEGSPSMRMMLDYKGTFKFLVWNSNSSSWEAFIEHPSPICERYAYCGPFGYCDATETVPKCNCLSGFEPDGVNFSKGCRRKEDLKCGKDNNFSTLRGMKTPDKFLYVKNRSFDQCTEECSRNCSCSAYAYANLKNERAYANLKNGSGDADQSRCLIWLGGLVDTGKCHDGGGENLYLRLASSTVDKESNVLKIILPIVAGLLILASICLVWICKSRGKRRIKEIKNKHTRQHLQNSKLNELENESIDLPYICFEDIVTAIDNFSDYKMLGKGGFGKVYKGLLEGGGKEVAVKRLSKSSGQGADEFRNEVVLIAKLQHRNLVRLLGYCTHEDEKLSIYEYLPNKSLDAFLFDATRNSVLDWLTRFKMQK; from the exons ATGACTCCCCTCCCAGTTTTTGTCCTCCTGTCATTGGTTTGTTTCTGCAAATCGGATGACCGCCTTACTCCCGCAAAACCGCTCAATGCCGGCGACAAGCTCGTTTCGAGCGGCGGCGTCTTTGCTCTTGGCTTCTTCACCCCGGCAAACTCAACTGCGGACTCGTACATCGGCATATGGTACAACAAGATCCCCGAGCGCACTTATGTTTGGGTTGCTAACCGCGACAACCCGATCAAGAATGGTTCTTCTGGGAAGCTGGTTGTGAGCAGTAACTCTGACCTCGTCTTGTCTGACTCCCAAGGCCATACTCTCTGGACAACCACAAACAACTTCACATCCGCAACCACGGGAACTGCTGCTATACTGTTGGACCCCGGAAACTTGGTCATCCGGTTGCCGAACGGCACAGACATATGGCAGAGCTTCCATTACCCGACCGACACCGCCCTCCCTGACATGGTTTTACCACTGAGCACAAATGATGGTATCTTGAGGCGCCTCGTTGCTTGGAGGGGCCCTGATGACCCGGCCTCCAGCGACTACTCCATGGGTGGTGACTCCAGCTCAGACCTCCAGGTTGTCATCTGGAATGGGACGAGACCATATTGGCGCAGATCTGCGTGGGATGGGTCATTGGTCTCTGCCCTGTATCAAAGCATTACTGGCTTCATCGTAACTGAAACAATTGTTGACAGAGGGGGTGAGTTATACATGACATTCACCGTCTCCGAGGGATCACCAAGCATGCGCATGATGCTGGACTACAAGGGCACTTTTAAATTTCTGGTGTGGAACAGCAACTCATCATCATGGGAGGCTTTCATAGAGCATCCTAGTCCTATCTGTGAACGCTATGCGTATTGCGGACCATTTGGCTACTGTGATGCCACTGAAACAGTTCCGAAATGCAACTGCCTCAGTGGGTTTGAGCCTGATGGCGTTAACTTCTCCAAAGGGTGTCGGAGAAAGGAGGATCTGAAATGTGGTAAAGACAATAATTTCTCGACCCTGAGAGGTATGAAGACACCTGACAAGTTCTTGTATGTCAAGAACAGAAGCTTTGACCAATGCACAGAAGAGTGCAGTCGCAATTGCTCTTGTTCCGCATATGCTTATGCTAACCTGAAAAATGAAAGGGCTTATGCTAACCTGAAAAATGGAAGTGGGGATGCGGACCAGTCAAGGTGCTTAATTTGGTTGGGAGGACTTGTCGACACGGGGAAATGTCATGATGGTGGTGGTGAGAACCTGTACCTCCGCCTTGCCAGTTCAACAG TTGACAAGGAGAGTAATGTATTGAAGATTATACTCCCAATAGTGGCTGGTCTGCTGATACTCGCATCCATCTGCCTTGTGTGGATATGCAAGTCAAGAG GTAAACGACGAATCAAGGAGATTAAGAACAAACATACACGACAGCACTTGCAAAATTCTAAGTTGAACGAACTTGAGAATGAAAGTATAGACCTTCCATATATTTGCTTTGAAGACATTGTTACTGCAATAGACAATTTCTCAGACTACAAAATGCTTGGGAAAGGTGGCTTTGGAAAAGTTTACAAG GGACTATTAGAAGGTGGTGGTAAGGAAGTTGCTGTCAAAAGGCTTAGTAAAAGTTCCGGCCAAGGGGCCGACGAGTTCAGAAATGAAGTTGTTCTAATTGCCAAATTACAGCATAGAAACTTAGTTAGACTTCTTGGTTACTGCACTCATGAAGATGAAAAGTTATCGATATATGAATACTTACCTAACAAAAGCTTGGATGCCTTCCTTTTTG aTGCAACAAGAAATTCTGTGCTTGATTGGCTTACCCGGTTCAAG ATGCAGAAATGA
- the LOC119356643 gene encoding G-type lectin S-receptor-like serine/threonine-protein kinase B120 isoform X1, translating to MTPLPVFVLLSLVCFCKSDDRLTPAKPLNAGDKLVSSGGVFALGFFTPANSTADSYIGIWYNKIPERTYVWVANRDNPIKNGSSGKLVVSSNSDLVLSDSQGHTLWTTTNNFTSATTGTAAILLDPGNLVIRLPNGTDIWQSFHYPTDTALPDMVLPLSTNDGILRRLVAWRGPDDPASSDYSMGGDSSSDLQVVIWNGTRPYWRRSAWDGSLVSALYQSITGFIVTETIVDRGGELYMTFTVSEGSPSMRMMLDYKGTFKFLVWNSNSSSWEAFIEHPSPICERYAYCGPFGYCDATETVPKCNCLSGFEPDGVNFSKGCRRKEDLKCGKDNNFSTLRGMKTPDKFLYVKNRSFDQCTEECSRNCSCSAYAYANLKNERAYANLKNGSGDADQSRCLIWLGGLVDTGKCHDGGGENLYLRLASSTVDKESNVLKIILPIVAGLLILASICLVWICKSRGKRRIKEIKNKHTRQHLQNSKLNELENESIDLPYICFEDIVTAIDNFSDYKMLGKGGFGKVYKGLLEGGGKEVAVKRLSKSSGQGADEFRNEVVLIAKLQHRNLVRLLGYCTHEDEKLSIYEYLPNKSLDAFLFDATRNSVLDWLTRFKVIKGIARGLLYLHQDSRIFEGNEQQANTIRVVGTCGYMSPEYAMEGSSSVKSDTYSFGVLLLEIVSGSKISSSHFMTDFTNLIAYAWSLWKDGNARELVDSSIVENCPLHEVLRCIHIGLLCVQDNPSARPLMSSTVFMLENETAPLPTPKEPLYFRQRYDEVEDQRDTMGITLNKMTITVQEGR from the exons ATGACTCCCCTCCCAGTTTTTGTCCTCCTGTCATTGGTTTGTTTCTGCAAATCGGATGACCGCCTTACTCCCGCAAAACCGCTCAATGCCGGCGACAAGCTCGTTTCGAGCGGCGGCGTCTTTGCTCTTGGCTTCTTCACCCCGGCAAACTCAACTGCGGACTCGTACATCGGCATATGGTACAACAAGATCCCCGAGCGCACTTATGTTTGGGTTGCTAACCGCGACAACCCGATCAAGAATGGTTCTTCTGGGAAGCTGGTTGTGAGCAGTAACTCTGACCTCGTCTTGTCTGACTCCCAAGGCCATACTCTCTGGACAACCACAAACAACTTCACATCCGCAACCACGGGAACTGCTGCTATACTGTTGGACCCCGGAAACTTGGTCATCCGGTTGCCGAACGGCACAGACATATGGCAGAGCTTCCATTACCCGACCGACACCGCCCTCCCTGACATGGTTTTACCACTGAGCACAAATGATGGTATCTTGAGGCGCCTCGTTGCTTGGAGGGGCCCTGATGACCCGGCCTCCAGCGACTACTCCATGGGTGGTGACTCCAGCTCAGACCTCCAGGTTGTCATCTGGAATGGGACGAGACCATATTGGCGCAGATCTGCGTGGGATGGGTCATTGGTCTCTGCCCTGTATCAAAGCATTACTGGCTTCATCGTAACTGAAACAATTGTTGACAGAGGGGGTGAGTTATACATGACATTCACCGTCTCCGAGGGATCACCAAGCATGCGCATGATGCTGGACTACAAGGGCACTTTTAAATTTCTGGTGTGGAACAGCAACTCATCATCATGGGAGGCTTTCATAGAGCATCCTAGTCCTATCTGTGAACGCTATGCGTATTGCGGACCATTTGGCTACTGTGATGCCACTGAAACAGTTCCGAAATGCAACTGCCTCAGTGGGTTTGAGCCTGATGGCGTTAACTTCTCCAAAGGGTGTCGGAGAAAGGAGGATCTGAAATGTGGTAAAGACAATAATTTCTCGACCCTGAGAGGTATGAAGACACCTGACAAGTTCTTGTATGTCAAGAACAGAAGCTTTGACCAATGCACAGAAGAGTGCAGTCGCAATTGCTCTTGTTCCGCATATGCTTATGCTAACCTGAAAAATGAAAGGGCTTATGCTAACCTGAAAAATGGAAGTGGGGATGCGGACCAGTCAAGGTGCTTAATTTGGTTGGGAGGACTTGTCGACACGGGGAAATGTCATGATGGTGGTGGTGAGAACCTGTACCTCCGCCTTGCCAGTTCAACAG TTGACAAGGAGAGTAATGTATTGAAGATTATACTCCCAATAGTGGCTGGTCTGCTGATACTCGCATCCATCTGCCTTGTGTGGATATGCAAGTCAAGAG GTAAACGACGAATCAAGGAGATTAAGAACAAACATACACGACAGCACTTGCAAAATTCTAAGTTGAACGAACTTGAGAATGAAAGTATAGACCTTCCATATATTTGCTTTGAAGACATTGTTACTGCAATAGACAATTTCTCAGACTACAAAATGCTTGGGAAAGGTGGCTTTGGAAAAGTTTACAAG GGACTATTAGAAGGTGGTGGTAAGGAAGTTGCTGTCAAAAGGCTTAGTAAAAGTTCCGGCCAAGGGGCCGACGAGTTCAGAAATGAAGTTGTTCTAATTGCCAAATTACAGCATAGAAACTTAGTTAGACTTCTTGGTTACTGCACTCATGAAGATGAAAAGTTATCGATATATGAATACTTACCTAACAAAAGCTTGGATGCCTTCCTTTTTG aTGCAACAAGAAATTCTGTGCTTGATTGGCTTACCCGGTTCAAGGTAATTAAAGGGATAGCGAGAGGTCTTCTTTATCTCCACCAAGATTCAAG GATATTTGAAGGAAATGAGCAACAAGCGAACACTATCCGCGTTGTTGGGACATG TGGTTACATGTCTCCTGAATATGCAATGGAAGGTTCCTCTTCTGTCAAGTCTGACACATATAGCTTTGGCGTTCTATTGTTGGAGATTGTAAGCGGGTCAAAGATCAGTTCATCCCATTTCATGACGGACTTTACAAACCTTATAGCTTAC GCCTGGAGCTTATGGAAAGATGGAAATGCAAGAGAATTGGTGGACTCGTCCATTGTGGAGAACTGTCCACTTCATGAAGTTCTACGATGTATTCATATAGGTCTCTTGTGTGTTCAAGACAATCCAAGTGCCAGGCCGCTCATGTCATCCACTGTGTTCATGCTAGAAAATGAAACGGCCCCGCTTCCTACTCCGAAGGAGCCTCTATACTTTAGGCAACGATATGATGAGGTTGAAGACCAAAGAGATACCATGGGAATAACCCTGAATAAGATGACTATCACTGTGCAAGAGGGGCGTTAG